GACCAGTAGCCGATCAGCAAAAACGAAGAGAGGCTGGTTAACTCCCAGAACAGCCAGAGCAGAATCAGGTTGTCCGACATGGAAATACCTACCATTGACGCCATAAAAAGCATCAGGAAGGCGTAAAATCGGCCATAGGGTTCGTCTTTGGCTAAATAGTAGTGAGCATAAAGAATAATCAGCAGACCGATGCCGAGTATCAATAGATTGAACAGCAGCGATAGCCCATCCAGGCGGAACGCCAGGTTCAATGCCAGCTCCGGCATCCAGGTAGCCGAAAAACGTAGCTGCTCGCCATCTAAAAGAGCTGGCACGTTGAGTAGCGTCATTACTAGGGCGGTAGCGGGCAGCACCGCCGTTGCAAGGGAACAGAAACCGCGCCCGCGCCGTGCGGTGAGTGCCGGCACCAGTACGCCTAGCAGAGGCAATAAGGCTATCCAAAGCAGTGTCATGGGGATCATCCAGCGGCTAAAGTAAAAAAAGTCAAAAGAGTACCAACAGGGCGTCTAAAGAGGCGTTCTGGTGGCGTAGGATACATCAAGTGAAACAACAGGATATCACTTGTGTAGCAGGCGTGTAATTTTAGTATAAAGTGTGCGGATTAACCGTTGAGAGATTTTTTGTTACATGAGCGAGCCCTTTACTACCTGGCAGTCCCGATTTGAAAAGCTGCGGTCAAACAAGTTTTTTGAAGCGGTAGTGATCGCCATTATCGTCATTTCTGCCCTGGTGATCGGGGCAAAGACCTATGACGAAACCACTCAGGTTGAGCAGTGGCTGCTCTATCTCGATATTGCGGTAACGATATTTTTCCTGATTGAGATTTTAATCAGAATGGCTGCAGAGCGCACCCTGCTCGACTTCTTTAAAAAGGGCTGGAACGTTTTTGACTTTCTGATTGTGACTGCCAGCCTCATCCCCATGGATGACTCGGAAATGGTGCTACTGGCTAGGCTGCTGCGTATCTTCCGGGTACTGCGCCTGGTGTCGATGATTCCAGAGCTTCAGATGCTCCTTAGCGCCCTGGTGAAGTCGGTGCCACGGATGGGCTATGTGGTACTGCTGATGTTTATCATCTTCTATATATACGCCGCCATTGGGAGCTTTCTGTTTCACAATGTAGACGAGGGGCTGTGGGGTAATATTTCCCTGGCCATGCTAACGCTATTTCAGGTGGCGACCTTTGAGAGCTGGGCCACCGCTGTGCTGTATCCGGCCATGGAGGTCTACCCATACGCTTGGATCTATTTTCTCACCTTTATCTTTTTGAACGCCTTTATCTTTCTCAATATGATGATTGGTATTGTGCTGGACGTGATGCAGAAAGAGAGCGCGCAAATGGCGCTGGACAACGGCGAAGGTGAAGAAGCCGAGCTGCAGTCGCTGCGCAATGATGTTCGAGGGCTGAAAGCGCAGCTTGACCGCATGGAGTCAGCGCTCTCTCAAGCATACTCGACAGCCCCCACACACCAGAATGACGCGGGCGGTAAGCACAGCGACAAGCCCACAACTGACTGATTTTAGGAGAGCCGCCATGATGTTGACTGATCCTGCCAAAAAGTACCGCCCCTTTGTGGCCGTTGATCTGCCCGACCGCCAGTGGCCGAGCAAGCGTATTGAAACGGCGCCTATCTGGTGTAGCGTTGACCTGCGCGATGGCAACCAGTCGCTGATCGACCCCATGGATCAGGAGCGCAAACAGCGCTTATTCGACATGCTGTTAAGTGTCGGTTTCAAACAGATTGAGG
This Vreelandella neptunia DNA region includes the following protein-coding sequences:
- a CDS encoding ion transporter, coding for MSEPFTTWQSRFEKLRSNKFFEAVVIAIIVISALVIGAKTYDETTQVEQWLLYLDIAVTIFFLIEILIRMAAERTLLDFFKKGWNVFDFLIVTASLIPMDDSEMVLLARLLRIFRVLRLVSMIPELQMLLSALVKSVPRMGYVVLLMFIIFYIYAAIGSFLFHNVDEGLWGNISLAMLTLFQVATFESWATAVLYPAMEVYPYAWIYFLTFIFLNAFIFLNMMIGIVLDVMQKESAQMALDNGEGEEAELQSLRNDVRGLKAQLDRMESALSQAYSTAPTHQNDAGGKHSDKPTTD